In Geminocystis sp. NIES-3709, a single genomic region encodes these proteins:
- the apcB gene encoding allophycocyanin subunit beta, protein MLLDAVTNLIKNYDVSGRYLDRNALDSLKSYYQSGTTRLQVAAMINANSPELVKNAGRQLFEEVPELIRAGGNAYTTRRYSACLRDLDYYLRYASYALVAGNNTVLDERVLQGLKETYNSLCVPIAPTVRGIQIMKEMIKEMALEAGMDKTDFIDEPFDHLTREFSDISV, encoded by the coding sequence ATGTTACTAGACGCTGTAACTAATTTAATTAAAAATTATGATGTCTCCGGTCGCTATTTAGATCGTAATGCCCTTGATTCTTTAAAATCTTATTATCAATCTGGTACAACTAGACTTCAAGTAGCTGCCATGATTAACGCCAATTCTCCTGAATTAGTTAAAAATGCTGGCCGTCAATTATTTGAAGAAGTACCCGAATTAATTCGTGCTGGGGGTAATGCTTATACAACCCGTCGTTACTCTGCTTGTTTAAGAGACTTGGATTATTACCTTCGTTATGCTAGTTATGCTTTAGTAGCTGGTAATAATACTGTTTTAGATGAAAGAGTATTACAGGGATTAAAAGAAACTTATAATTCTCTTTGTGTACCGATCGCACCCACTGTCAGAGGTATTCAAATTATGAAAGAAATGATTAAAGAAATGGCATTAGAAGCAGGAATGGACAAAACTGACTTTATAGATGAACCTTTTGATCATCTTACCAGAGAGTTTAGCGATATTTCTGTATAA
- a CDS encoding HhoA/HhoB/HtrA family serine endopeptidase, which translates to MNMNKSIRQFFSHLLALFVGVIIVFSGIHPLMAQQASADVLAQADVPITADSFVARAVDKTGKSVVRIDTEKVITRSLDPIFDDPFFRQFFGDQLRNRMPQERTITGQGSGFIIDSQGIILTNAHVVSGADKVTVTLKDGRKFQGEVKGTDQVTDLAVVKINPQGQNLPVASLGDSSGVKVGDWAIAVGNPVGLDNTVTLGIISTLNRPSSEVGILDKRIDFLQTDAAINPGNSGGPLLNARGDVIGINTAIRADAMGIGFAIPINVAKELQSTLAQGKEVPHPYVGIQMVKLTPELARENNQDPNTVFLIPELEGVLVVRVLPNTPAEQGGIRRGDVIIKVDNQPVKDANQLQKLVENSGLNKTLKFSIVRSDQKLDLNIRTAQLQ; encoded by the coding sequence ATGAATATGAATAAATCCATTCGTCAATTTTTTTCTCACCTCCTTGCTCTTTTCGTCGGTGTAATTATTGTTTTCAGTGGTATTCATCCTCTCATGGCTCAACAAGCTAGTGCTGATGTGTTAGCTCAAGCGGATGTACCCATTACTGCGGATAGTTTTGTCGCTAGAGCAGTGGACAAAACAGGTAAATCAGTAGTAAGAATCGATACAGAAAAGGTGATTACCCGTTCTCTTGATCCTATTTTTGATGATCCTTTTTTCCGTCAATTTTTTGGAGATCAATTGCGTAATCGTATGCCTCAAGAAAGAACCATTACAGGGCAAGGTTCTGGTTTTATTATCGATAGCCAAGGCATAATTCTCACTAACGCCCATGTAGTCAGTGGTGCTGATAAGGTGACGGTTACTCTCAAAGATGGGCGTAAATTTCAAGGAGAAGTCAAAGGCACAGATCAAGTAACAGACTTAGCTGTAGTTAAAATCAATCCTCAAGGGCAAAACTTACCCGTTGCTTCTCTTGGTGATTCTTCTGGAGTAAAAGTGGGAGATTGGGCGATCGCTGTAGGAAATCCTGTCGGGCTTGATAATACTGTGACATTAGGAATTATTAGTACCCTTAACCGTCCTTCTTCTGAAGTAGGTATTTTAGATAAAAGAATTGACTTTTTACAAACCGATGCCGCCATCAATCCGGGTAATTCAGGGGGCCCTCTTTTGAACGCAAGGGGGGATGTCATCGGTATCAATACCGCTATTCGTGCTGATGCGATGGGCATTGGTTTCGCTATCCCTATCAACGTGGCAAAAGAACTACAATCGACTTTAGCACAAGGAAAAGAAGTTCCTCATCCTTACGTTGGTATTCAGATGGTCAAATTAACCCCTGAATTAGCAAGAGAGAATAATCAAGATCCCAATACCGTCTTTTTAATTCCAGAATTAGAAGGAGTTTTAGTGGTTAGAGTTTTACCCAATACTCCTGCCGAACAAGGAGGTATTCGTAGAGGAGATGTAATTATAAAAGTTGATAATCAACCAGTTAAAGATGCGAACCAATTACAAAAATTAGTAGAAAATAGCGGTTTGAATAAAACTCTTAAATTTTCGATCGTGCGATCGGATCAGAAACTAGACTTAAATATTCGTACAGCACAATTACAATAA
- a CDS encoding AbrB family transcriptional regulator, which translates to MLFSHFRGGIELSLVIIFALILALIGEALDLPIPWLLIPVVVGIIWSIVKNDSSSIPKPFNIIGQAIIAMFTASRFTPDTLIGSQEYFFPLIICIFITSILSLFNGYLIYKFADIDFPTSFLGCIPGAGHTLVAMSEEMGADAIVVAVLQYLRIMMVSVIVPIVVSFFSDQNFLNVTKIVSNNSPLSSLPLPINLLILTLSAILGVKTGKLLKIPSSLFLGTFISSLLLFLFFPYEITIPQSIFQGGLLLLGLSIGVKFEIQTVQKLLKAVLLEIILVLILITTCFVIGYWFHVVTKIDTLTAVLGSTPGGLSAMMATVIELGGDSGFVLMMQMTRMLLILLLIPIFGNYLLYLSKK; encoded by the coding sequence ATGTTGTTTTCCCATTTTCGTGGTGGAATTGAACTTAGTTTAGTTATTATATTTGCTTTGATTTTAGCCTTGATTGGAGAGGCTTTGGACTTGCCGATTCCTTGGTTATTAATACCTGTAGTTGTTGGTATTATCTGGTCGATCGTTAAAAATGATAGTTCATCTATTCCAAAACCTTTTAACATAATTGGACAGGCAATCATAGCCATGTTTACGGCAAGTCGTTTTACTCCCGATACATTAATTGGTAGTCAAGAATATTTTTTTCCTTTAATTATTTGTATATTTATAACCAGTATTTTAAGTTTATTTAATGGATATTTAATTTATAAATTTGCTGATATTGACTTTCCCACCAGTTTTTTAGGATGTATTCCGGGTGCTGGTCATACTTTAGTCGCTATGAGTGAGGAAATGGGCGCAGATGCCATCGTCGTTGCTGTGTTACAGTATCTTAGGATTATGATGGTATCAGTAATTGTGCCGATCGTAGTTAGTTTTTTTAGTGATCAAAATTTTTTAAATGTTACTAAAATAGTTTCAAATAATTCACCATTATCCTCCCTACCCCTTCCTATAAACCTTCTTATTTTAACTTTATCAGCAATATTAGGAGTAAAAACAGGAAAATTACTCAAAATACCCTCAAGTTTGTTTTTAGGTACATTTATCAGCAGTTTACTCTTATTCTTATTTTTTCCTTATGAAATAACTATTCCTCAGTCAATTTTTCAAGGAGGATTACTATTGTTAGGGTTATCGATCGGTGTAAAATTTGAAATACAAACTGTGCAAAAATTATTAAAAGCAGTCTTATTAGAAATAATTTTAGTATTAATTTTAATTACTACTTGTTTCGTGATAGGTTATTGGTTTCATGTTGTCACAAAAATTGATACTTTAACCGCTGTATTAGGTTCAACACCAGGAGGATTAAGTGCCATGATGGCTACGGTTATTGAATTAGGGGGAGATTCTGGTTTTGTCTTAATGATGCAAATGACTAGAATGTTACTGATTTTACTATTGATTCCTATTTTTGGAAATTACTTATTATATTTATCCAAAAAATAA